A stretch of the Vitis riparia cultivar Riparia Gloire de Montpellier isolate 1030 chromosome 13, EGFV_Vit.rip_1.0, whole genome shotgun sequence genome encodes the following:
- the LOC117927881 gene encoding transcription elongation factor SPT6 homolog isoform X2 produces MRNRRVLYDDEGKGVAGGMEDEDESMEVEVADSDSDVNEEEDDEEEEGQDEYEDDGFIVNEDEQEDGGPDEPRQKKKKKKKIDLEKNFVLDEDDYVLLEDNNVLGIPRPKAGTKKFKRLKKAGKDTDPRVHSDFFDEDGLLLDDIDDDEAKSKYDDEDVVGDDEMDGFIVDAEETDGRPVRKLKRKSRQEYGVSSSTVEEAHDIFGDPNEYLNRRKKSLARIDQFDNSGRQMEGSLKNVYEPFILTEKYLTEKDDLIRNIDMPERIQISEESTGPAPVDIMSIKEETSWILSQLTTKITWFCKMKVIEGNDEGPDLFKKVEQDIERFLKLHHVEKHDIPFIAMYRKELCLSLLKDPEQDVAENEDEDETKRTTRLKRNKILWVIKDLDRKWLLLRKRKNALQLYYNKRYEEELLKMHDEARLNLNKELFKSISNSLKNAESEIEVDDVNLKFNLHFPLDEVNVSQGQFKRPKRKSHYKVCSNAGLWEVAAKFGCNSEQFGLQVTLVNVRREDLEDLKESPEEIASTFTGPVFETPQAVLKGARHMAAVEISSEPCFRKHVRSIFMEEAVVSTRPTPKGNMVIDPSHEFSGFKWLHGKPLSQFKDAQWLLIQRAEEEKLLEVTIKLPESTLNKLTSESNDCYLSDGVSISARLWNEQRKLILQDAFSNFLLPYMEKQARVFLTAKAKAWLLEEYGKQLWNRASVAPYQHKENDDELDEETAPRVMACCWDPGNPATTFVMLDSLGEVMDVLHASSLIIWSRNNQKQQKQKKIDQERVREFMTEHQPHVVVLGAVNLACRQLKEEIYEIIFKMMEENPRDVSQKMDGIRIVYGDESLPRIYEHSWISSDQLPGQLGIVKRAVALGRFLQNPLAMIATLCGPGKEILSWKLGSLDYLLTPDEKYEMVEQVMVDVTNQVGIDINLAAAHDWLFAPLQFVSGLGPSKAGHLQRALIRIGAVTCRKKLIEHGLGTMSVFRSAAGFLRVRCCGMASASSNMDLLDDTRIHPESYNLAKILAKDVYKCFENDEIDDVVLEMAIGYVRNHPKYLEDLKIFEYAKDYEIKHGKNKRETLYDIKMELLHGFRDWRSPYEEPSEDEEFLMITGENGDTLAEGKIVQATVRSIQSERVFCVLDSGLDGILFKDGFSDERDEIDLPTKLQVGEILICKIKQIEKNRHRVVLTCKEIQSRSSKDQNPCSIDPYYCEDQSSLSQEQEKSQKELAKKHVKPRMIVHPRFQNITFEEAMEVMDRYVDPLVTHLKAMLHYRKFRRGKKAQVDDLLRAEKSDYPMRIVYCFGICHEHPGAFILSYIRNTNPHHEYIGLYPKGFKFRKHTFDNIDRLVAYFQKHINDPWPEKAPSIQSVAAMVPVRSPAVGAPTGGGWESNTGGWRGQFNSSRDKTCTPSSRGGNENRSRGDGGDGWSSFPGAEVLNSPGREVPPAGWGSSSGRAGVENLGGGGRTKSWGSSGVGNWGHGRSTHHWGGSSRGGTARGSNWGGARGNGRGSGSQGCGSNGHGPGRGCGRGHGSYNAKDQKEFGYGAASERGSVLNVEDKSWDSDGWGNLPGFKVQNPPSRAASSGGWGSWGRSKASDNNEGGGGSTDGWGNDKASGGNGSGSGEAGSGGPCTWGNGGANWGGVSNSNSNSRGDGTGGGGGVGKGGWVGSVSGSGGRENKSNADGDVAWDAACSKGNAASEVANTGWGSSKSNTTLSGGGNGWSGGGSGGW; encoded by the exons ATGCGTAACAGGAGAGTTTTATACGACGACGAAGGAAAAGGCG TAGCCGGTGGAATGGAGGATGAGGATGAGAGCATGGAAGTGGAAGTGGCCGATTCCGATTCCGACGTGAACGAAGAAGAAGACGATGAAGAAG AGGAAGGTCAAGATGAGTATGAGGATGATGGGTTTATAGTAAATGAGGATGAACAGGAAGATGGCGGCCCAGATGAACCAaggcaaaagaagaagaaaaagaagaaaat agatttggaaaagaatttTGTTCTCGACGAAGATGATTATGTATTACTTGAAGACAATAATGTCTTGGGCATTCCTAGGCCAAAGGCT GGAACCAAAAAATTTAAGCGGCTTAAGAAGGCTGGGAAAGATACTGATCCGAGAGTGCACTCTGATTTTTTTGACGAAGATG GATTACTTCTTGACGACATTGATGATGACGAGGCAAAATCAAAATACGATGATGAGGATGTTGTTGGAGACGATGAAATGGATGGTTTTATTGTAGATGCAGAAGAAACAGATGGTCGTCCGGTGAG GAAGTTGAAAAGGAAGTCAAGGCAAGAATATGGAGTGTCATCATCTACAGTAGAGGAAGCACATGACATATTTGGTGACCCTAATGAATACCTTAATCGTCGCAAGAAAAGTCTAGCTAGGATTGACCAATTTGATAACTCTGGTAGGCAAATGGAGGGGAGTCTGAAAAATGTATATGAGCCATTCATCCTCACAGAGAAGTATTTGACCGAGAAGGATGATCTTATAAGAAATATTGACATGCCTGAGAGGATACAG ATATCTGAGGAAAGCACTGGACCTGCTCCAGTAGATATCATGAGTATAAAAGAGGAAACTTCTTGGATACTTAGTCAACTTACCACAAAAATAACATGGTTCTGCAAGATGAAGGTTATTGAAGGAAATGATGAAGGTCCTGATCTGTTCAAAAAAGTTGAGCAAGACATTGAAAGATTCTTGAAGTTGCATCATGTGGAGAAGCATGAT ATTCCTTTTATTGCAATGTATCGGAAGGAGCTTTGTCTCAGTCTATTGAAAGATCCAGAGCAAGATGTGGCAGAAAATGAAGATGAGGATGAGACTAAGAGAACGACTAGGCTTAAGAGGAACAAg ATACTTTGGGTCATCAAGGATTTGGATAGAAAATGGTTGCTTCTTCGTAAGAGGAAAAATGCTCTTCAGTTGTACTACAATAAGCGCTATGAAGAAGAATTGTTGAAAATGCATGATGAAGCAAGACTCAATTTGAATAAGGAGCTGTTCAAATCAATTTCCAACTCTCTCAAAAATGCTGAATCAGAAATAGAGGTCGATGATGTTAACTTGAAGTTTAATCTGCACTTTCCCCTGGATGAAGTAAATGTTTCTCAAGGGCAGTTTAAGAGGCCCAAGAGGAAGTCACACTACAAGGTATGCAGTAACGCTGGCCTGTGGGAAGTTGCAGCCAAGTTTGGGTGTAATTCTGAGCAATTTGGTTTGCAAGTTACTCTGGTTAATGTG AGAAGGGAGGATTTGGAGGATTTAAAGGAATCTCCTGAGGAGATTGCTTCAACTTTCACAGGTCCAGTGTTTGAAACTCCACAAGCTGTGCTTAAAGGTGCTAGGCACATG GCTGCGGTGGAGATCAGTTCTGAACCATGTTTCAGGAAACATGTTCGAAGTATTTTTATGGAGGAAGCTGTAGTCTCAACAAGACCCACCCCCAAAGGAAACATGGTAATAGATCCTTCCCATGAATTTTCAGGGTTTAAGTGGCTACATGGCAAGCCTCTTTCTCAATTCAAGGATGCTCAGTGGCTTCTAATTCAGAGGGCTGAAGAAGAGAAACTCCTTGAAGTTACTATAAAGTTGCCAGAGAGTACCCTTAACAAGCTGACAAGTGAATCTAATGATTGTTATCTCAGTGATGGTGTTAGTATATCAGCTCGACTCTGGAATGAACAGCGCAAATTAATCTTGCAGgatgcattttcaaattttcttcttccttacatGGAGAAACAAGCTCGAGTCTTCTTGACTGCCAAAGCAAAAGCCTGGCTGCTTGAGGAATATGGGAAACAGTTGTGGAACAGGGCCTCAGTGGCACCATATCAGCacaaagaaaatgatgatgaacTAGATGAAGAAACTGCACCAAGGGTCATGGCTTGTTGTTGGGATCCTGGAAATCCAGCAACCACTTTTGTGATGTTGGACTCATTGGGAGAAGTGATGGATGTATTGCACGCCAGCTCCCTTATCATATGGTCCCGGAACAATCAGAAGCAACAGAAGCAGAAGAAAATTGATCAGGAACGTGTCCGTGAGTTCATGACTGAACACCAACCCCATGTAGTTGTTCTTGGAGCTGTGAACTTGGCTTGTCGGCAGTTGAAGGAAGAGATCTATGAg ATTATATTTAAGATGATGGAGGAAAATCCTAGAGATGTTAGTCAAAAGATGGATGGGATCAGAATTGTTTATGGGGATGAATCCCTGCCTCGTATATATGAACATTCATGGATTTCTTCAGACCAGCTTCCTGGGCAACTGG GCATTGTCAAGCGAGCTGTGGCTCTTGGTCGTTTTTTGCAAAATCCACTGGCTATGATTGCTACACTGTGTGGGCCGGGGAAAGAGATATTATCTTGGAAGCTTGGCTCCCTGGACTACCTCCTTACACCTGATGAGAAGTATGAGATGGTTGAACAAGTGATGGTGGATGTCACCAATCAGGTGGGTATTGACATAAATTTGGCTGCTGCTCATGATTGGCTTTTTGCTCCTTTGCAATTTGTTTCCGGGCTTGGACCTAGTAAGGCTGGTCATTTACAGAGGGCATTAATTAGAATTGGAGCAGTTACATGTCGAAAGAAACTGATTGAACATGGGCTTGGAACAATGAGTGTGTTTAGAAGTGCTGCTGGTTTCTTGCGTGTACGTTGCTGTGGGATGGCATCTGCTAGCAGCAACATGGATCTTTTGGATGATACAAGAATTCACCCGGAGTCTTATAATCTTGCAAAGATTTTGGCTAAGGATGTTtataaatgttttgaaaatgatgaaattgaTGATGTGGTGCTAGAGATGGCAATAGGATATGTTAGAAACCATCCAAAATATCTAGAAGATCTTAAAATCTTTGAATATGCCAAAGATTATGAAATAAaacatggaaaaaataaaagagagacactttatgatataaaaatggAGTTGCTTCATGGATTTCGAGACTGGAGAAGTCCTTATGAAGAACCGAGCGAGGATGAGGAGTTCCTTATGATAACAGGTGAAAATGGTGATACACTTGCTGAAGGGAAGATTGTTCAGGCAACAGTTCGCTCAATCCAATCTGAACGAGTGTTCTGTGTGCTTGACTCTGGATTAGATGGGATACTTTTCAAGGATGGTTTTTCAGATGAAAGGGATGAGATTGACTTGCCAACAAAGCTACAAGTTGGTGAAATCCTCATCTGCAAGATTAAACAGATTGAAAAGAACAGACACCGTGTGGTTCTAACTTGCAAAGAAATTCAGTCAAGGAGCAGCAAAGATCAAAATCCCTGTAGTATTGACCCCTACTACTGTGAAGATCAGAGTAGTTTATCACAAGAGCAGGAGAAATCCCAGAAGGAGCTTGCAAAGAAGCATGTCAAACCGAGGATGATTGTTCATCCGcgttttcaaaatattacatTTGAAGAAGCAATGGAG GTTATGGATCGATATGTTGACCCATTGGTAACTCACCTGAAAGCTATGCTTCATTACCGAAAGTTCAGGAGGGGCAAAAAAGCACAAGTTGATGATCTCTTAAGAGCAGAGAAATCAGATTATCCAATGAGGATAGTTTACTGTTTTGGCATTTGTCATGAGCATCCTGGTGCATTTATTTTGAGTTATATTAGAAATACAAATCCACACCATGAGTACATTGGTTTATATCCCAAGGGCTTCAAGTTTCGGAAGCATACTTTTGATAACATTGACCGGCTTGTGGCATATTTCCAGAAACACATTAATGATCCATGGCCAGAAAAAGCACCATCAATTCAATCAGTTGCTGCCATGGTACCAGTGAGAAGTCCTGCAGTTGGGGCACCTACAGGCGGTGGTTGGGAAAGCAACACTGGTGGTTGGAGAGGCCAATTCAACTCAAGCAGAGATAAAACTTGTACACCTAGTTCTAGAG GAGGAAATGAAAATAGAAGTCGTGGCGACGGTGGTGATGGGTGGAGCAGTTTTCCTGGTGCTGAAGTCCTGAATTCACCTGGCAGAGAAGTTCCCCCTGCTGGGTGGGGCAGCAGCAGTGGTAGAGCCGGGGTTGAAAATTTGGGTGGTGGTGGGAGGACCAAAAGTTGGGGCTCTTCTGGGGTTGGAAATTGGGGTCATGGTAGGAGTACTCATCATTGGGGTGGCAGCAGCAGGGGAGGTACTGCAAGGGGTAGCAATTGGGGTGGTGCCAGGGGAAATGGGAGAGGTAGTGGTAGTCAAGGGTGTGGAAGCAATGGTCATGGGCCTGGACGTGGTTGTGGCCGTGGCCATGGTTCTTACAATGCCAAGGACCAAAAAGAATTTGGGTATGGTGCAGCTTCAGAGCGGGGTTCAGTGCTGAATGTTGAGGATAAAAGTTGGGATAGTGATGGATGGGGCAACTTGCCAGGTTTCAAGGTCCAAAACCCACCCAGTAGAGCAGCTTCGTCTGGTGGTTGGGGCAGCTGGGGTAGGAGTAAAGCAAGTGACAATAATGAGGGTGGTGGAGGAAGCACTGATGGTTGGGGGAATGACAAGGCTAGTGGAGGCAATGGGAGTGGTTCCGGGGAGGCTGGGAGTGGTGGTCCTTGTACTTGGGGCAACGGTGGTGCTAATTGGGGAGGGGTCAGCAACAGTAACAGCAATAGCCGTGGAGATGGgactggtggtggtggtggagtaGGTAAAGGTGGTTGGGTTGGAAGTGTAAGTGGAAGTGGTGGTAGGGAGAATAAAAGCAATGCTGACGGAGATGTTGCCTGGGATGCGGCATGCTCGAAGGGGAATGCTGCTTCAGAGGTTGCCAATACTGGATGGGGTTCTAGCAAAAGTAATACCACCCTTTCTGGTGGTGGAAATGGATGGTCTGGTGGTGGCAGTGGAGGTTGGTGA
- the LOC117927881 gene encoding transcription elongation factor SPT6-like isoform X1 has protein sequence MRNRRVLYDDEGKGVAGGMEDEDESMEVEVADSDSDVNEEEDDEEEEGQDEYEDDGFIVNEDEQEDGGPDEPRQKKKKKKKIDLEKNFVLDEDDYVLLEDNNVLGIPRPKAGTKKFKRLKKAGKDTDPRVHSDFFDEDGLLLDDIDDDEAKSKYDDEDVVGDDEMDGFIVDAEETDGRPVRKLKRKSRQEYGVSSSTVEEAHDIFGDPNEYLNRRKKSLARIDQFDNSGRQMEGSLKNVYEPFILTEKYLTEKDDLIRNIDMPERIQISEESTGPAPVDIMSIKEETSWILSQLTTKITWFCKMKVIEGNDEGPDLFKKVEQDIERFLKLHHVEKHDIPFIAMYRKELCLSLLKDPEQDVAENEDEDETKRTTRLKRNKILWVIKDLDRKWLLLRKRKNALQLYYNKRYEEELLKMHDEARLNLNKELFKSISNSLKNAESEIEVDDVNLKFNLHFPLDEVNVSQGQFKRPKRKSHYKVCSNAGLWEVAAKFGCNSEQFGLQVTLVNVRREDLEDLKESPEEIASTFTGPVFETPQAVLKGARHMAAVEISSEPCFRKHVRSIFMEEAVVSTRPTPKGNMVIDPSHEFSGFKWLHGKPLSQFKDAQWLLIQRAEEEKLLEVTIKLPESTLNKLTSESNDCYLSDGVSISARLWNEQRKLILQDAFSNFLLPYMEKQARVFLTAKAKAWLLEEYGKQLWNRASVAPYQHKENDDELDEETAPRVMACCWDPGNPATTFVMLDSLGEVMDVLHASSLIIWSRNNQKQQKQKKIDQERVREFMTEHQPHVVVLGAVNLACRQLKEEIYEIIFKMMEENPRDVSQKMDGIRIVYGDESLPRIYEHSWISSDQLPGQLGIVKRAVALGRFLQNPLAMIATLCGPGKEILSWKLGSLDYLLTPDEKYEMVEQVMVDVTNQVGIDINLAAAHDWLFAPLQFVSGLGPSKAGHLQRALIRIGAVTCRKKLIEHGLGTMSVFRSAAGFLRVRCCGMASASSNMDLLDDTRIHPESYNLAKILAKDVYKCFENDEIDDVVLEMAIGYVRNHPKYLEDLKIFEYAKDYEIKHGKNKRETLYDIKMELLHGFRDWRSPYEEPSEDEEFLMITGENGDTLAEGKIVQATVRSIQSERVFCVLDSGLDGILFKDGFSDERDEIDLPTKLQVGEILICKIKQIEKNRHRVVLTCKEIQSRSSKDQNPCSIDPYYCEDQSSLSQEQEKSQKELAKKHVKPRMIVHPRFQNITFEEAMEYLSDKAVGESTFHPSSRGSSYLSLTIKIYDGVYAHKEITEGGKDQKDAMSLLHLGKTLKIGDENFEDLDEVMDRYVDPLVTHLKAMLHYRKFRRGKKAQVDDLLRAEKSDYPMRIVYCFGICHEHPGAFILSYIRNTNPHHEYIGLYPKGFKFRKHTFDNIDRLVAYFQKHINDPWPEKAPSIQSVAAMVPVRSPAVGAPTGGGWESNTGGWRGQFNSSRDKTCTPSSRGGNENRSRGDGGDGWSSFPGAEVLNSPGREVPPAGWGSSSGRAGVENLGGGGRTKSWGSSGVGNWGHGRSTHHWGGSSRGGTARGSNWGGARGNGRGSGSQGCGSNGHGPGRGCGRGHGSYNAKDQKEFGYGAASERGSVLNVEDKSWDSDGWGNLPGFKVQNPPSRAASSGGWGSWGRSKASDNNEGGGGSTDGWGNDKASGGNGSGSGEAGSGGPCTWGNGGANWGGVSNSNSNSRGDGTGGGGGVGKGGWVGSVSGSGGRENKSNADGDVAWDAACSKGNAASEVANTGWGSSKSNTTLSGGGNGWSGGGSGGW, from the exons ATGCGTAACAGGAGAGTTTTATACGACGACGAAGGAAAAGGCG TAGCCGGTGGAATGGAGGATGAGGATGAGAGCATGGAAGTGGAAGTGGCCGATTCCGATTCCGACGTGAACGAAGAAGAAGACGATGAAGAAG AGGAAGGTCAAGATGAGTATGAGGATGATGGGTTTATAGTAAATGAGGATGAACAGGAAGATGGCGGCCCAGATGAACCAaggcaaaagaagaagaaaaagaagaaaat agatttggaaaagaatttTGTTCTCGACGAAGATGATTATGTATTACTTGAAGACAATAATGTCTTGGGCATTCCTAGGCCAAAGGCT GGAACCAAAAAATTTAAGCGGCTTAAGAAGGCTGGGAAAGATACTGATCCGAGAGTGCACTCTGATTTTTTTGACGAAGATG GATTACTTCTTGACGACATTGATGATGACGAGGCAAAATCAAAATACGATGATGAGGATGTTGTTGGAGACGATGAAATGGATGGTTTTATTGTAGATGCAGAAGAAACAGATGGTCGTCCGGTGAG GAAGTTGAAAAGGAAGTCAAGGCAAGAATATGGAGTGTCATCATCTACAGTAGAGGAAGCACATGACATATTTGGTGACCCTAATGAATACCTTAATCGTCGCAAGAAAAGTCTAGCTAGGATTGACCAATTTGATAACTCTGGTAGGCAAATGGAGGGGAGTCTGAAAAATGTATATGAGCCATTCATCCTCACAGAGAAGTATTTGACCGAGAAGGATGATCTTATAAGAAATATTGACATGCCTGAGAGGATACAG ATATCTGAGGAAAGCACTGGACCTGCTCCAGTAGATATCATGAGTATAAAAGAGGAAACTTCTTGGATACTTAGTCAACTTACCACAAAAATAACATGGTTCTGCAAGATGAAGGTTATTGAAGGAAATGATGAAGGTCCTGATCTGTTCAAAAAAGTTGAGCAAGACATTGAAAGATTCTTGAAGTTGCATCATGTGGAGAAGCATGAT ATTCCTTTTATTGCAATGTATCGGAAGGAGCTTTGTCTCAGTCTATTGAAAGATCCAGAGCAAGATGTGGCAGAAAATGAAGATGAGGATGAGACTAAGAGAACGACTAGGCTTAAGAGGAACAAg ATACTTTGGGTCATCAAGGATTTGGATAGAAAATGGTTGCTTCTTCGTAAGAGGAAAAATGCTCTTCAGTTGTACTACAATAAGCGCTATGAAGAAGAATTGTTGAAAATGCATGATGAAGCAAGACTCAATTTGAATAAGGAGCTGTTCAAATCAATTTCCAACTCTCTCAAAAATGCTGAATCAGAAATAGAGGTCGATGATGTTAACTTGAAGTTTAATCTGCACTTTCCCCTGGATGAAGTAAATGTTTCTCAAGGGCAGTTTAAGAGGCCCAAGAGGAAGTCACACTACAAGGTATGCAGTAACGCTGGCCTGTGGGAAGTTGCAGCCAAGTTTGGGTGTAATTCTGAGCAATTTGGTTTGCAAGTTACTCTGGTTAATGTG AGAAGGGAGGATTTGGAGGATTTAAAGGAATCTCCTGAGGAGATTGCTTCAACTTTCACAGGTCCAGTGTTTGAAACTCCACAAGCTGTGCTTAAAGGTGCTAGGCACATG GCTGCGGTGGAGATCAGTTCTGAACCATGTTTCAGGAAACATGTTCGAAGTATTTTTATGGAGGAAGCTGTAGTCTCAACAAGACCCACCCCCAAAGGAAACATGGTAATAGATCCTTCCCATGAATTTTCAGGGTTTAAGTGGCTACATGGCAAGCCTCTTTCTCAATTCAAGGATGCTCAGTGGCTTCTAATTCAGAGGGCTGAAGAAGAGAAACTCCTTGAAGTTACTATAAAGTTGCCAGAGAGTACCCTTAACAAGCTGACAAGTGAATCTAATGATTGTTATCTCAGTGATGGTGTTAGTATATCAGCTCGACTCTGGAATGAACAGCGCAAATTAATCTTGCAGgatgcattttcaaattttcttcttccttacatGGAGAAACAAGCTCGAGTCTTCTTGACTGCCAAAGCAAAAGCCTGGCTGCTTGAGGAATATGGGAAACAGTTGTGGAACAGGGCCTCAGTGGCACCATATCAGCacaaagaaaatgatgatgaacTAGATGAAGAAACTGCACCAAGGGTCATGGCTTGTTGTTGGGATCCTGGAAATCCAGCAACCACTTTTGTGATGTTGGACTCATTGGGAGAAGTGATGGATGTATTGCACGCCAGCTCCCTTATCATATGGTCCCGGAACAATCAGAAGCAACAGAAGCAGAAGAAAATTGATCAGGAACGTGTCCGTGAGTTCATGACTGAACACCAACCCCATGTAGTTGTTCTTGGAGCTGTGAACTTGGCTTGTCGGCAGTTGAAGGAAGAGATCTATGAg ATTATATTTAAGATGATGGAGGAAAATCCTAGAGATGTTAGTCAAAAGATGGATGGGATCAGAATTGTTTATGGGGATGAATCCCTGCCTCGTATATATGAACATTCATGGATTTCTTCAGACCAGCTTCCTGGGCAACTGG GCATTGTCAAGCGAGCTGTGGCTCTTGGTCGTTTTTTGCAAAATCCACTGGCTATGATTGCTACACTGTGTGGGCCGGGGAAAGAGATATTATCTTGGAAGCTTGGCTCCCTGGACTACCTCCTTACACCTGATGAGAAGTATGAGATGGTTGAACAAGTGATGGTGGATGTCACCAATCAGGTGGGTATTGACATAAATTTGGCTGCTGCTCATGATTGGCTTTTTGCTCCTTTGCAATTTGTTTCCGGGCTTGGACCTAGTAAGGCTGGTCATTTACAGAGGGCATTAATTAGAATTGGAGCAGTTACATGTCGAAAGAAACTGATTGAACATGGGCTTGGAACAATGAGTGTGTTTAGAAGTGCTGCTGGTTTCTTGCGTGTACGTTGCTGTGGGATGGCATCTGCTAGCAGCAACATGGATCTTTTGGATGATACAAGAATTCACCCGGAGTCTTATAATCTTGCAAAGATTTTGGCTAAGGATGTTtataaatgttttgaaaatgatgaaattgaTGATGTGGTGCTAGAGATGGCAATAGGATATGTTAGAAACCATCCAAAATATCTAGAAGATCTTAAAATCTTTGAATATGCCAAAGATTATGAAATAAaacatggaaaaaataaaagagagacactttatgatataaaaatggAGTTGCTTCATGGATTTCGAGACTGGAGAAGTCCTTATGAAGAACCGAGCGAGGATGAGGAGTTCCTTATGATAACAGGTGAAAATGGTGATACACTTGCTGAAGGGAAGATTGTTCAGGCAACAGTTCGCTCAATCCAATCTGAACGAGTGTTCTGTGTGCTTGACTCTGGATTAGATGGGATACTTTTCAAGGATGGTTTTTCAGATGAAAGGGATGAGATTGACTTGCCAACAAAGCTACAAGTTGGTGAAATCCTCATCTGCAAGATTAAACAGATTGAAAAGAACAGACACCGTGTGGTTCTAACTTGCAAAGAAATTCAGTCAAGGAGCAGCAAAGATCAAAATCCCTGTAGTATTGACCCCTACTACTGTGAAGATCAGAGTAGTTTATCACAAGAGCAGGAGAAATCCCAGAAGGAGCTTGCAAAGAAGCATGTCAAACCGAGGATGATTGTTCATCCGcgttttcaaaatattacatTTGAAGAAGCAATGGAG TATCTATCAGATAAAGCTGTGGGTGAAAGTACTTTTCATCCAAGTTCAAGAGGCTCATCTTATTTGTCTTTAACTATTAAGATCTATGATGGAGTTTATGCTCACAAAGAAATAACTGAAGGTGGGAAGGATCAGAAGGATGCCATGAGTTTGCTTCATCTTGGAAAGACGTTAAAAATAGgggatgaaaattttgaggatttaGATGAG GTTATGGATCGATATGTTGACCCATTGGTAACTCACCTGAAAGCTATGCTTCATTACCGAAAGTTCAGGAGGGGCAAAAAAGCACAAGTTGATGATCTCTTAAGAGCAGAGAAATCAGATTATCCAATGAGGATAGTTTACTGTTTTGGCATTTGTCATGAGCATCCTGGTGCATTTATTTTGAGTTATATTAGAAATACAAATCCACACCATGAGTACATTGGTTTATATCCCAAGGGCTTCAAGTTTCGGAAGCATACTTTTGATAACATTGACCGGCTTGTGGCATATTTCCAGAAACACATTAATGATCCATGGCCAGAAAAAGCACCATCAATTCAATCAGTTGCTGCCATGGTACCAGTGAGAAGTCCTGCAGTTGGGGCACCTACAGGCGGTGGTTGGGAAAGCAACACTGGTGGTTGGAGAGGCCAATTCAACTCAAGCAGAGATAAAACTTGTACACCTAGTTCTAGAG GAGGAAATGAAAATAGAAGTCGTGGCGACGGTGGTGATGGGTGGAGCAGTTTTCCTGGTGCTGAAGTCCTGAATTCACCTGGCAGAGAAGTTCCCCCTGCTGGGTGGGGCAGCAGCAGTGGTAGAGCCGGGGTTGAAAATTTGGGTGGTGGTGGGAGGACCAAAAGTTGGGGCTCTTCTGGGGTTGGAAATTGGGGTCATGGTAGGAGTACTCATCATTGGGGTGGCAGCAGCAGGGGAGGTACTGCAAGGGGTAGCAATTGGGGTGGTGCCAGGGGAAATGGGAGAGGTAGTGGTAGTCAAGGGTGTGGAAGCAATGGTCATGGGCCTGGACGTGGTTGTGGCCGTGGCCATGGTTCTTACAATGCCAAGGACCAAAAAGAATTTGGGTATGGTGCAGCTTCAGAGCGGGGTTCAGTGCTGAATGTTGAGGATAAAAGTTGGGATAGTGATGGATGGGGCAACTTGCCAGGTTTCAAGGTCCAAAACCCACCCAGTAGAGCAGCTTCGTCTGGTGGTTGGGGCAGCTGGGGTAGGAGTAAAGCAAGTGACAATAATGAGGGTGGTGGAGGAAGCACTGATGGTTGGGGGAATGACAAGGCTAGTGGAGGCAATGGGAGTGGTTCCGGGGAGGCTGGGAGTGGTGGTCCTTGTACTTGGGGCAACGGTGGTGCTAATTGGGGAGGGGTCAGCAACAGTAACAGCAATAGCCGTGGAGATGGgactggtggtggtggtggagtaGGTAAAGGTGGTTGGGTTGGAAGTGTAAGTGGAAGTGGTGGTAGGGAGAATAAAAGCAATGCTGACGGAGATGTTGCCTGGGATGCGGCATGCTCGAAGGGGAATGCTGCTTCAGAGGTTGCCAATACTGGATGGGGTTCTAGCAAAAGTAATACCACCCTTTCTGGTGGTGGAAATGGATGGTCTGGTGGTGGCAGTGGAGGTTGGTGA